A genome region from Gemmatimonadaceae bacterium includes the following:
- the gcvH gene encoding glycine cleavage system protein GcvH has product MANIPDDLKYTEEHEYVRTTADGVVEVGITDYAQGELGDVVYVELPAVGTKLGKHDVFGTIEAVKAVSELFSPVAGEVIEVNPRLDQEPALVNGDPYGAGWMIRIRAEDPSAVEGLMDAAAYGAHVG; this is encoded by the coding sequence GTGGCGAACATTCCGGACGACCTGAAGTATACGGAAGAGCACGAGTACGTTCGCACGACTGCCGATGGAGTGGTCGAGGTCGGCATCACGGACTATGCGCAGGGCGAGCTGGGCGACGTCGTCTACGTCGAGCTTCCCGCTGTTGGAACGAAGCTCGGCAAGCACGACGTGTTCGGAACTATCGAAGCGGTGAAGGCGGTATCCGAGCTTTTCTCGCCGGTGGCGGGAGAAGTGATCGAAGTGAATCCGCGGCTCGATCAGGAGCCCGCCCTGGTGAACGGAGATCCGTACGGCGCGGGCTGGATGATCAGGATTCGCGCGGAGGATCCTTCAGCCGTGGAGGGCCTGATGGATGCGGCTGCCTATGGAGCGCACGTGGGGTAG
- a CDS encoding ABC transporter permease, whose translation MGVFLARRIAQGLVVVGLVATIVFLLIHAAPGDPFSASMDNPSISDAVRASWRRAYGLDRPLTEQYARYVVSVFRGDLGFSFSLQRPVVSALGDALPNTLLLMAAGLIGGFAAGVGAAVTQVRRRGGAADRILGGLSLTFFSVPDFWLALIILVAFAYWIPIFPIGGAADPVMYDMLGTGARLLDRLEHLVLPALTLTLLYFPLIARHQRAALLDAIPSDYVTTARAKGVPESAVINRHVLRNALLPVITLLGVAFPALLTGAVFVEKVFSWPGMGLLIVNAIQSRDYPLLVASVILASVFVVIGSIIADVLYRWLDPRMRDEL comes from the coding sequence GTGGGGGTCTTTCTCGCCCGCCGCATCGCGCAGGGACTGGTAGTAGTCGGTCTCGTCGCCACTATCGTCTTCCTTCTCATCCACGCCGCTCCCGGCGATCCATTCAGCGCGTCCATGGACAATCCGTCCATCAGCGATGCCGTGCGTGCAAGCTGGAGACGCGCGTATGGCCTGGACCGGCCGCTCACCGAGCAATACGCGAGATACGTGGTGAGCGTCTTCCGCGGCGATCTCGGCTTTTCCTTCTCGCTGCAGCGGCCTGTCGTCAGCGCGCTCGGAGACGCGCTTCCGAACACGTTGCTGCTGATGGCGGCGGGACTCATCGGAGGATTCGCCGCTGGTGTCGGCGCGGCCGTGACGCAGGTGCGGCGGCGCGGCGGCGCGGCCGACCGCATCCTCGGCGGCCTCTCGCTGACGTTCTTCTCGGTGCCGGATTTCTGGCTCGCGCTCATCATTCTCGTGGCCTTCGCGTACTGGATTCCGATCTTCCCGATTGGCGGAGCGGCGGATCCGGTGATGTACGACATGCTCGGCACGGGGGCGCGGTTGCTGGACCGTCTCGAACATCTCGTGCTGCCCGCGCTGACGCTGACATTGCTGTACTTCCCGCTGATCGCGAGGCATCAGCGCGCAGCGCTCCTCGACGCGATCCCGTCGGATTACGTGACGACCGCGCGAGCCAAGGGGGTCCCCGAGAGCGCGGTGATCAACCGGCATGTCCTGCGGAATGCGCTGCTGCCGGTGATCACGCTCCTTGGCGTGGCGTTTCCAGCACTCCTCACCGGTGCCGTGTTCGTGGAGAAGGTTTTCTCGTGGCCGGGGATGGGGCTGCTCATCGTCAACGCAATTCAGAGTCGCGACTATCCGCTTCTCGTCGCGTCGGTGATCCTGGCCAGCGTGTTCGTCGTCATCGGCAGCATTATCGCCGATGTCCTCTATCGCTGGCTCGATCCGCGGATGCGCGATGAACTCTGA
- a CDS encoding peptide ABC transporter substrate-binding protein, protein MSAMRQALAIPVLLFAVGACSGNSRDRADNAGGTLVISVGGDPESLLPPLSSTVPSKIIGDLVYDRLAEIGDSMNTVGDAGFRPRLAKSWTWANDSMSIAFHLDSSARWHDGVPVRSGDVRFTYHLYSDSTTGSPFAASIASIDSVTTPDSVTAAFWFHARSPMQFYDAVNTMSILPAHALEGVRGTALRTSAIARAPIGTGRFRFVRWSAGQSIQLAADTTNYRGRPGLDRVIMTIAPDFNAALTRVLGGEADMLEQVPATSLAELARDTSLRAELTPGLDYNFIQFNLRDPKRRSRPHSLFGDRELRRALTRALDRRRIVQNAYDSLASVAIGPTVRAYPTTDTTLRQLPFSPDAARKTLDSLGWKDSDGDGVRDRSGTKLKFNLAVPGSSKARNTMAVLAQEQLRQIGVKVNIEQLDFAAFIDRETRRDFDAVVGGWHVEASPGGIRQTWGTPGSRATSGSNYGSYENPAFDAQVDSALSAGSFGSRRAHFTSAYQAIIDDAPAIWLAEPKRIVAVHKRIVMTGLRPDAWWANIAEWTIPADKRIARDHAAPAR, encoded by the coding sequence ATGAGCGCTATGCGGCAGGCACTGGCAATCCCGGTGCTCCTCTTCGCGGTCGGCGCCTGCAGCGGGAACTCGCGCGATCGGGCGGACAACGCGGGCGGCACGCTCGTCATCTCCGTCGGCGGGGATCCCGAGTCCCTGCTCCCGCCCCTCTCCTCGACGGTGCCGAGCAAGATCATCGGAGATCTCGTGTACGACCGGCTGGCCGAGATCGGCGATTCGATGAATACCGTAGGCGACGCTGGATTCCGGCCGCGCCTCGCGAAGAGCTGGACGTGGGCGAACGACTCGATGTCCATCGCGTTCCATCTCGATTCGTCCGCGCGGTGGCATGATGGCGTGCCGGTCCGATCCGGCGACGTGCGGTTCACGTACCATCTCTATTCCGATTCGACGACCGGCTCACCGTTCGCCGCGTCCATCGCGAGCATTGACTCGGTCACCACGCCGGACAGCGTGACCGCCGCATTCTGGTTCCACGCGCGGTCGCCGATGCAGTTCTACGACGCCGTCAACACGATGTCCATTCTTCCCGCGCACGCGCTCGAGGGTGTACGGGGCACCGCGCTGCGGACGTCCGCCATCGCTCGCGCACCGATAGGCACCGGACGGTTCAGGTTCGTCCGGTGGAGTGCCGGACAGTCCATTCAGCTCGCCGCGGACACGACCAATTACCGCGGTCGGCCGGGCCTGGATCGCGTGATCATGACGATCGCGCCCGATTTCAATGCGGCTCTGACCCGCGTCCTCGGAGGCGAGGCCGACATGCTCGAGCAGGTTCCCGCGACCAGTCTGGCCGAGCTCGCCAGGGACACAAGCCTGCGCGCCGAGCTCACGCCGGGCCTCGACTACAATTTTATCCAGTTCAATCTGCGGGATCCGAAGCGCCGCTCGCGGCCGCATTCGTTGTTCGGCGATCGTGAGCTGCGACGCGCGCTCACCAGGGCGCTCGACCGCCGCCGCATCGTGCAGAACGCGTACGATTCGCTCGCTTCAGTCGCGATCGGACCGACGGTTCGTGCGTATCCGACGACTGATACGACGTTGCGGCAGCTTCCGTTCTCCCCCGACGCCGCGCGCAAAACGCTCGACTCGCTCGGATGGAAGGACTCCGACGGCGATGGCGTCCGCGACCGGAGCGGAACGAAGCTGAAATTCAATCTTGCCGTGCCGGGGTCGAGCAAGGCGCGCAACACAATGGCGGTGCTGGCTCAGGAACAGCTCCGCCAGATCGGCGTGAAGGTCAACATCGAACAGCTCGATTTCGCCGCGTTCATAGACCGGGAGACGCGACGCGATTTCGACGCGGTGGTCGGGGGATGGCACGTCGAGGCGAGCCCCGGGGGGATCAGGCAGACCTGGGGCACGCCGGGATCCCGGGCGACGAGTGGCAGCAACTACGGGTCCTACGAAAACCCCGCGTTCGACGCGCAGGTGGACAGTGCGCTGTCCGCAGGTTCCTTCGGCTCGAGGCGCGCGCATTTCACTTCCGCCTACCAGGCGATCATAGATGACGCGCCGGCGATATGGCTCGCCGAGCCGAAGCGCATCGTCGCCGTGCACAAGCGCATAGTCATGACTGGCCTCAGGCCCGACGCGTGGTGGGCCAACATCGCCGAGTGGACGATTCCAGCGGACAAGAGGATCGCCCGCGACCACGCCGCCCCGGCCCGTTAG
- a CDS encoding DEAD/DEAH box helicase, with protein sequence MEPEEREERGPGRSQNVVHTLPRSMASVPSFLTGPLERVDPAAGSTQVLVITADPETAVALAEAVLRMTGHAGIELLPVTSARRAGRLMAGRPVLAAAGSPRDLRDLVRSSHIKLESVKAVVLAWADEILAGDPEDIEALEAVMSELPKDAARIVVASRAEGRVNAFAERYLRRAHRDVPIEAEEEPVSLQYVTVTATSRATGLRRLLDDMDPPSAAIIVADDDAEREVSKTLRLLGYGSDSASVRVTRGEIEPSTHAVIFYEAPTSRSMIAAAAKATPVSIVALTDPRELAALKRTAGGDVKPFALSSPGNAARDRDIAMRRELSGILESGVASREVLALEPLLERYDGIEIAAAALRILERERTLRKAAKEEHKAQQETGARAPAGRPDFERRPPGRGFSDSRGPRDGGSGRPAPSGRGERRPPRDSSPRPPRRDRS encoded by the coding sequence AAGAGAAGAGCGCGGCCCGGGTCGCAGCCAGAATGTCGTCCATACCCTGCCGCGGTCCATGGCCTCAGTGCCGAGCTTTCTCACCGGGCCGCTGGAGCGTGTGGACCCTGCCGCGGGCTCGACGCAGGTGCTCGTCATCACCGCCGATCCCGAGACGGCCGTGGCTTTGGCGGAAGCTGTCCTCCGGATGACCGGGCACGCCGGTATCGAGCTGCTCCCAGTGACCAGTGCGCGGCGTGCCGGCAGGCTGATGGCCGGACGTCCGGTGCTCGCCGCGGCGGGCTCGCCGCGCGATCTCCGGGATCTGGTGCGAAGCAGTCACATCAAGCTCGAATCGGTGAAGGCTGTCGTGCTCGCATGGGCCGACGAGATCCTGGCCGGCGACCCGGAAGACATCGAAGCCCTCGAAGCGGTGATGAGCGAGCTGCCGAAGGACGCCGCGCGCATCGTCGTCGCCAGTCGCGCGGAAGGCCGCGTGAACGCGTTCGCGGAGAGATACCTGCGGCGAGCCCACCGCGATGTGCCCATCGAAGCGGAGGAGGAGCCTGTCTCCCTTCAATACGTAACCGTGACGGCAACTTCCCGCGCGACCGGGTTGCGCCGTCTGCTCGATGACATGGATCCGCCATCCGCCGCGATCATCGTCGCCGACGACGACGCCGAGCGCGAAGTATCGAAGACTCTGCGCCTGCTTGGCTACGGTTCAGACTCGGCATCCGTGCGTGTCACTCGCGGCGAGATCGAGCCTTCGACTCACGCGGTGATTTTCTACGAGGCACCAACCTCCAGATCAATGATCGCGGCGGCGGCCAAAGCCACCCCGGTCTCCATCGTCGCGCTGACCGACCCGCGCGAGCTGGCAGCGCTGAAGCGAACCGCCGGGGGTGACGTCAAGCCGTTCGCGCTTTCGTCGCCAGGGAACGCGGCGCGCGATCGCGACATCGCTATGCGGCGCGAGCTGAGCGGGATCCTCGAGTCGGGGGTAGCGTCGCGCGAAGTGCTCGCGCTGGAGCCGCTGCTCGAGCGGTATGACGGCATCGAGATAGCCGCTGCCGCGCTCCGGATTCTCGAAAGGGAGCGCACGTTGCGGAAGGCGGCCAAGGAGGAACACAAGGCGCAGCAGGAAACCGGCGCACGCGCACCCGCAGGTCGGCCTGATTTCGAGCGGCGCCCGCCGGGACGCGGATTTAGCGATTCGCGCGGCCCGCGCGACGGCGGCTCCGGACGGCCGGCACCTTCGGGACGCGGCGAACGCCGTCCGCCGCGCGATAGCTCACCACGTCCTCCCCGGCGCGATCGTTCATGA
- the coaE gene encoding dephospho-CoA kinase (Dephospho-CoA kinase (CoaE) performs the final step in coenzyme A biosynthesis.): MRLIGLTGNIASGKSVAANMLAERGATIIDADVLARDAVSRGSPALDAIVAKWGKDILDAGGNLDRAALRHVVFQDQTDLDALNGIVHPEIARLHAREVAAARARGDRLVVCVIPLLFERHLAKEFDAIILVDAPRSVRLERIVRDRGIDEAEAMQMIASQMPADLKRARADYVIENSGSLQDLEAEVDRVWNAIGGDRVSSLDTASIR, from the coding sequence ATGCGACTAATCGGCCTGACAGGAAATATCGCGAGCGGAAAATCCGTCGCCGCGAACATGCTCGCTGAGCGGGGAGCGACCATCATCGACGCCGACGTTCTCGCGCGCGATGCGGTCTCCAGGGGCAGCCCGGCTCTCGACGCTATCGTTGCGAAATGGGGCAAGGACATTCTTGATGCCGGCGGCAACCTCGATCGCGCTGCACTCCGCCACGTCGTATTTCAGGATCAGACGGATCTCGATGCACTGAACGGCATCGTTCACCCTGAGATCGCGCGCCTTCACGCCCGGGAAGTGGCGGCCGCGCGTGCTCGCGGCGACCGGCTCGTGGTGTGCGTGATTCCCCTTCTGTTCGAGCGTCACCTGGCGAAGGAGTTCGACGCGATCATTCTCGTGGACGCGCCACGTTCCGTGCGACTCGAGCGCATCGTGCGCGACCGCGGCATTGATGAGGCCGAAGCGATGCAGATGATCGCCTCGCAGATGCCAGCGGACCTCAAGCGCGCGCGCGCGGACTACGTCATCGAGAACTCCGGATCGCTCCAGGATCTCGAGGCCGAGGTGGATCGCGTGTGGAACGCGATCGGAGGTGACCGGGTGTCGTCGCTCGATACGGCAAGCATTCGCTGA
- a CDS encoding thymidine kinase, with the protein MSQSFHQTGGWIEVVAGVMFSGKSEELIRRVRRAIIARKRVQVFKSHLDARYAGIYSISSHDGRTVEATPADSAAQIALQIDPMAHVIAIDEAQFLDNGVIPLVTSLAGRGRRVIVAGTDTDFRGEPFGPMPALMAIAEVVDKLHAICVLCGGPASRNQRLIGGQPAPYDSPTIMVGGTESYEARCRMCFSAPRKDASQASLL; encoded by the coding sequence ATGAGCCAGTCGTTCCACCAGACCGGCGGCTGGATAGAAGTCGTCGCCGGCGTCATGTTCAGCGGGAAGAGTGAGGAGCTGATCAGGCGCGTGCGGCGCGCGATCATCGCGAGAAAGCGCGTGCAGGTGTTCAAGTCGCATCTGGACGCGCGCTACGCCGGCATCTACAGCATCTCCAGCCACGACGGTCGCACTGTCGAAGCCACTCCCGCCGACTCGGCTGCTCAGATCGCGCTTCAGATAGATCCGATGGCGCATGTCATTGCCATAGATGAAGCGCAGTTTCTGGACAACGGTGTGATTCCGCTGGTGACTTCACTCGCGGGCCGCGGACGCAGAGTGATCGTCGCCGGAACCGATACCGATTTTCGCGGAGAGCCGTTCGGCCCGATGCCGGCGCTGATGGCGATCGCCGAAGTGGTAGACAAGCTGCACGCCATCTGCGTGCTTTGCGGTGGGCCTGCAAGCCGAAACCAGAGGCTCATTGGTGGTCAACCGGCACCGTACGACTCGCCGACCATCATGGTTGGTGGCACCGAGTCGTATGAAGCTCGCTGCCGGATGTGCTTCTCGGCTCCGCGCAAGGACGCAAGCCAGGCTTCGCTGCTCTAG
- a CDS encoding HU family DNA-binding protein, whose protein sequence is MNKAEMLEALQRQTKLRPTHVKRVVDAIFDPQDGVISRQVRRGGKVTIAGFGTFDRRSHKAREVNSVFTGRTVKVKARKIPGFRAGVSFKKAMR, encoded by the coding sequence ATGAACAAGGCGGAAATGCTGGAAGCGCTGCAGCGTCAGACGAAGCTGCGGCCGACGCATGTGAAACGCGTAGTGGACGCGATCTTCGATCCTCAAGACGGCGTCATCTCCAGACAGGTCAGGCGGGGCGGGAAAGTGACGATCGCCGGATTCGGAACATTCGACCGGCGAAGTCACAAGGCTCGCGAGGTCAACAGCGTGTTCACCGGACGGACCGTGAAAGTGAAGGCGCGCAAGATCCCCGGATTCAGGGCCGGAGTGAGCTTCAAGAAAGCGATGAGATAG
- the gcvP gene encoding aminomethyl-transferring glycine dehydrogenase: MATTIKHVDSALAMPESFVPRHIGPGAEDIEKMVAATGFRSLDELIDATIPEEIRARKSLALPTGIAEHEVLAEFRAMAARNRVYRSFIGMGYADCVTPPVIQRNIIENPAWYTAYTPYQAEIAQGRLEALLNFQTMVMDLTAMQIANASLLDEGTAAAEAMTMSYGIRGKEGKEVFFVSDLCHPQTIDVVRTRASVRGITVKVGDHRTDAIGGDVFGVLLQYPATDGAVLDYRELCEAAHAAGALVTVAADLLSLTLLVPPGEWGADVVVGNSQRLGVPLGYGGPHAAFFATRDEFRRHIPGRIIGVSRDADGHMALRMALQTREQHIRREKATSNVCTAQVLLAVVASMYGVYHGPDGLRRIASRIHQFAVVLAEGLRKLGFEIAHDEYFDTIRVELGAKTSAEVIAAAAERRINLRAIGASAVCIALDETVSEGDLANLFAVFGGGPDLAPSSIAATADTRYDERFKRTTPFMRHDVFNTHRSETELLRYMYKLESRDLSLVHSMIPLGSCTMKLNATAEMMPITWPGFSRLHPFAPLDQTEGYQQLFEELESALAEITGFAAVSLQPNAGSQGEYAGLLTIHGYHQSCGESHRDVCLIPQSAHGTNPASAVMAGNKVVVVKTDERGNIDIADLRAKAEAHRDDLAALMVTYPSTHGVFEEGIAEICRIVHEFGGQVYMDGANMNAMVGLCRPADIGADVCHLNLHKTFCIPHGGGGPGMGPIGVAPHLVPFLPGHAVIPQPGRDAAGAVSAAPWGSSSILPISYAYIRLMGGDGLTEATKIAILNANYIARRLEPHFPVLYKGTHGTVAHECIIDTRIVKAASGVEVEDIAKRLMDYGFHAPTVSFPVAGTLMIEPTESESLAELDRFCDALISIRDEIRDIETGNADPKDNVLKNAPHTLARVTANAWSHPYSREKAAFPAKWSRDSKFWPAVARIESAYGDRNLICSCPPTDAYAEAPILSVAAE; this comes from the coding sequence ATGGCAACGACAATCAAGCACGTGGACAGCGCCCTGGCGATGCCCGAATCATTCGTGCCGCGGCACATCGGGCCCGGCGCAGAAGACATAGAGAAGATGGTCGCGGCGACCGGGTTCCGGTCGCTCGACGAGCTGATAGATGCGACGATCCCTGAGGAGATCAGGGCGCGGAAGAGTCTCGCGCTCCCGACGGGAATCGCCGAGCATGAAGTGCTCGCCGAGTTCCGGGCGATGGCGGCGCGAAATCGCGTGTACCGCTCCTTCATCGGAATGGGCTATGCCGATTGCGTGACGCCTCCCGTCATTCAGAGGAATATCATCGAGAATCCGGCCTGGTACACCGCGTACACGCCCTACCAGGCGGAGATCGCGCAGGGACGGCTCGAGGCGCTGCTCAACTTCCAGACGATGGTGATGGATCTCACCGCGATGCAGATCGCGAACGCGTCGCTGCTGGATGAAGGCACCGCCGCCGCCGAAGCGATGACGATGAGCTACGGCATTCGAGGAAAGGAAGGGAAGGAGGTCTTCTTCGTTTCCGATCTCTGCCATCCGCAGACAATTGACGTCGTGCGCACGCGCGCGTCGGTGCGCGGCATCACGGTGAAGGTCGGCGACCACCGCACCGACGCCATCGGCGGCGACGTGTTCGGAGTGCTCCTTCAATACCCGGCCACTGATGGCGCCGTGCTCGATTATCGCGAGCTGTGCGAGGCCGCGCACGCCGCCGGAGCGCTCGTCACAGTCGCGGCAGACCTTCTCTCGCTCACGCTGCTCGTCCCGCCCGGCGAGTGGGGCGCCGACGTCGTCGTCGGCAACTCGCAGCGGCTGGGAGTGCCTCTCGGCTACGGCGGACCGCACGCGGCGTTCTTCGCGACGCGCGACGAGTTCAGGCGCCATATCCCCGGCCGCATCATCGGCGTCTCACGCGACGCCGACGGCCACATGGCATTGCGGATGGCGCTGCAGACGCGCGAGCAGCACATCCGCCGCGAAAAGGCCACGAGCAACGTCTGCACCGCGCAGGTGCTGCTGGCGGTTGTCGCGAGCATGTACGGAGTCTATCACGGACCCGACGGGCTTCGCCGCATCGCGTCGCGGATTCACCAGTTTGCGGTGGTGCTCGCCGAGGGGCTGCGGAAGCTCGGCTTCGAGATTGCGCACGACGAATACTTCGATACGATCCGCGTCGAGCTCGGCGCGAAGACTTCGGCGGAGGTCATCGCCGCCGCAGCGGAGCGCAGGATAAACCTGCGGGCGATTGGCGCCAGCGCCGTCTGCATCGCACTCGACGAGACCGTGAGCGAGGGCGATCTCGCCAATCTGTTCGCCGTGTTCGGAGGCGGGCCGGATCTGGCGCCGTCTTCCATCGCGGCGACTGCCGACACGCGCTACGACGAGAGATTCAAGCGCACGACCCCGTTCATGCGGCATGACGTGTTCAACACACACCGGTCCGAGACCGAGCTGCTGCGCTACATGTACAAGCTCGAGAGCCGCGACTTGTCGCTCGTACATTCCATGATCCCGCTCGGCTCGTGCACGATGAAGCTGAACGCGACGGCGGAGATGATGCCGATCACGTGGCCGGGATTCTCCAGGCTGCATCCATTCGCGCCGCTGGATCAGACCGAGGGATACCAGCAGCTGTTCGAGGAACTCGAGTCCGCTCTGGCGGAGATCACCGGGTTTGCGGCGGTGTCGCTTCAGCCGAACGCCGGCTCGCAGGGCGAGTACGCGGGTCTGCTCACGATTCACGGCTACCATCAGTCGTGCGGCGAAAGCCATCGCGACGTGTGCCTCATACCGCAGTCGGCTCACGGCACCAATCCCGCGAGCGCGGTGATGGCCGGAAACAAGGTCGTGGTGGTGAAGACGGACGAGCGCGGCAACATCGACATCGCCGATCTTCGCGCGAAGGCGGAAGCGCATCGCGATGATCTCGCGGCGCTGATGGTGACGTATCCTTCCACTCACGGCGTGTTCGAGGAAGGGATCGCCGAGATCTGCAGGATCGTCCACGAGTTCGGCGGCCAGGTGTATATGGACGGCGCCAACATGAACGCGATGGTGGGTCTGTGTCGCCCCGCCGACATCGGCGCCGACGTGTGCCACCTCAACCTGCACAAGACTTTCTGCATTCCACACGGCGGCGGCGGACCGGGCATGGGCCCGATCGGAGTCGCACCGCATCTCGTGCCGTTTCTTCCGGGCCACGCGGTCATTCCGCAGCCCGGTCGAGACGCGGCCGGCGCCGTATCGGCGGCGCCCTGGGGAAGCTCGAGCATCCTGCCCATCTCCTACGCCTACATAAGGCTGATGGGAGGCGATGGGCTGACGGAGGCAACGAAGATCGCGATTCTCAACGCCAACTACATCGCGCGGCGTCTCGAGCCCCATTTTCCGGTGCTCTACAAGGGCACGCACGGTACGGTCGCGCACGAATGCATCATAGATACGCGAATCGTGAAGGCGGCGAGCGGGGTGGAAGTGGAGGACATCGCGAAGCGGCTGATGGACTACGGATTCCACGCGCCGACCGTGTCGTTCCCGGTTGCGGGGACGCTGATGATCGAGCCGACGGAAAGCGAATCGCTCGCCGAGCTCGACCGTTTCTGCGACGCATTGATCTCGATCCGCGATGAGATCCGTGACATCGAGACGGGGAACGCGGATCCGAAGGACAACGTTTTGAAGAACGCTCCCCACACCCTCGCGCGGGTCACGGCCAATGCGTGGTCGCACCCGTACAGCCGGGAGAAGGCGGCGTTTCCGGCGAAGTGGAGCAGGGACTCCAAGTTCTGGCCGGCGGTGGCTCGCATCGAGTCTGCCTATGGCGACCGGAACCTGATCTGTTCGTGTCCCCCGACCGACGCTTATGCCGAGGCGCCAATATTGAGCGTTGCGGCGGAGTAA